A DNA window from Sphaeramia orbicularis chromosome 22, fSphaOr1.1, whole genome shotgun sequence contains the following coding sequences:
- the zbtb8a gene encoding zinc finger and BTB domain-containing protein 8A isoform X3 gives MRQPQRWFNTADITVAHQSNLLKQLNQQRRQELFCDCSVLVEGQLFRAHRNVLFASSGYFRMLLSQGPDGMSETVNATFDVFSPETFTVILDFIYSGLLDLTSHNVIEVMSAASYLQMNNVINYCKNFIKSSLDISVKDEENERCLSLSETCSFTSGAGEETSDQQQQGPCSVSPPPALWTRDSSRNQSGFIGKDLDQDVSASGIKTSSSSPANDLGAETEDLQDPQDPLYTLPGTERRRSRGAAKRRASNSNRSNQHEDLDIQEARTQKAEKAEELYATLPPIVGVIGHFNKDSNPIMRFKCPFCTHTVKRKADLKRHLRCHTGERPYPCQACNKRFTRLEHLRSHFETIHQARKLVCRKCKCQVTEETGHVVCEGTRRYRMCTACIQEVGCDTIPMDSLEESNEEPALLLGVDGEEEGESKRTWMVTDDDDLAEDSGADLIIQQVDDSDEELQ, from the exons ATGAG GCAGCCTCAGAGATGGTTCAACACCGCTGACATCACAGTGGCTCACCAAAGCAACCTGCTGAAACAGCTCAACCAGCAGCGCCGCCAGGAGCTTTTCTGTGACTGCAGTGTGCTGGTGGAGGGCCAGCTCTTCAGGGCCCACCGCAACGTCCTGTTTGCCAGTAGCGGTTATTTCCGCATGCTGCTGTCCCAGGGGCCCGATGGGATGTCCGAAACCGTCAATGCCACCTTCGATGTCTTCAGCCCAGAGACCTTCACTGTCATCCTGGATTTTATCTACTCTGGCCTGCTAGACCTCACCAGTCACAATGTTATCGAGGTGATGTCTGCAGCCAGTTACCTGCAGATGAACAATGTCATTAACTACTGCAAGAACTTCATCAAATCTTCTTTGGACATCAGCgtaaaagatgaagaaaatgaacgTTGCCTCAGTTTGTCTGAGACATGTAGCTTCACTAGTGGAGCTGGAGAGGAGACCTCGGACCAGCAGCAACAAGGTCCCTGCTCTGTCAGCCCACCACCTGCACTCTGGACCCGGGATAGCTCCAGAAACCAGTCTGGCTTTATAGGGAAGGACCTAGACCAGGATGTGTCAGCCTCAGGAATCAAGACTAGTTCAAGCAGCCCTGCTAACGACCTCGGTGCAGAGACAGAGGACCTACAGGACCCTCAGGATCCTCTGTACACTTTGCCTGGAACAGAGCGCCGGCGGAGCAGAGGGGCAGCCAAGAGGCGAGCATCCAATAGTAATCGCTCCAACCAACATGAAGACCTGGACATTCAGGAGGCGAGGACACAAAAAGCTGAAAAGGCAGAGGAGCTGTACGCCACTCTGCCACCTATTGTAGGTGTTATTGGGCACTTTAATAAAG ACTCAAACCCCATCATGCGCTTCAAATGCCCCTTTTGTACACACACAGTGAAGAGGAAGGCAGACCTGAAACGACATTTGCGCTGTCACACTGGGGAGAGACCATACCCCTGTCAGGCCTGCAATAAGCGCTTCACTCGCCTAGAGCATCTTCGCAGCCATTTTGAAACA ATTCATCAAGCCAGGAAACTGGTGTGCAGGAAGTGTAAGTGTCAGGTGACAGAGGAGACCGGACACGTGGTGTGTGAGGGGACACGACGCTATCGCATGTgcaccgcttgtatccaggaagTGGGCTGTGACACCATTCCCATGGACAGTCTGGAGGAAAGCAATGAGGAACCAGCTCTGTTACTGGGCGTGGACGGAGAGGAAGAAGGGGAAAGCAAAAGGACCTGGATGGTAACCGATGATGATGACCTTGCCGAAGACTCGGGAGCTGACCTTATTATTCAGCAAGTGGACGACAGTGACGAGGAGCTGCAGTGA
- the zbtb8a gene encoding zinc finger and BTB domain-containing protein 8A isoform X2: MLSCWRQPQRWFNTADITVAHQSNLLKQLNQQRRQELFCDCSVLVEGQLFRAHRNVLFASSGYFRMLLSQGPDGMSETVNATFDVFSPETFTVILDFIYSGLLDLTSHNVIEVMSAASYLQMNNVINYCKNFIKSSLDISVKDEENERCLSLSETCSFTSGAGEETSDQQQQGPCSVSPPPALWTRDSSRNQSGFIGKDLDQDVSASGIKTSSSSPANDLGAETEDLQDPQDPLYTLPGTERRRSRGAAKRRASNSNRSNQHEDLDIQEARTQKAEKAEELYATLPPIVGVIGHFNKDSNPIMRFKCPFCTHTVKRKADLKRHLRCHTGERPYPCQACNKRFTRLEHLRSHFETIHQARKLVCRKCKCQVTEETGHVVCEGTRRYRMCTACIQEVGCDTIPMDSLEESNEEPALLLGVDGEEEGESKRTWMVTDDDDLAEDSGADLIIQQVDDSDEELQ; the protein is encoded by the exons GCAGCCTCAGAGATGGTTCAACACCGCTGACATCACAGTGGCTCACCAAAGCAACCTGCTGAAACAGCTCAACCAGCAGCGCCGCCAGGAGCTTTTCTGTGACTGCAGTGTGCTGGTGGAGGGCCAGCTCTTCAGGGCCCACCGCAACGTCCTGTTTGCCAGTAGCGGTTATTTCCGCATGCTGCTGTCCCAGGGGCCCGATGGGATGTCCGAAACCGTCAATGCCACCTTCGATGTCTTCAGCCCAGAGACCTTCACTGTCATCCTGGATTTTATCTACTCTGGCCTGCTAGACCTCACCAGTCACAATGTTATCGAGGTGATGTCTGCAGCCAGTTACCTGCAGATGAACAATGTCATTAACTACTGCAAGAACTTCATCAAATCTTCTTTGGACATCAGCgtaaaagatgaagaaaatgaacgTTGCCTCAGTTTGTCTGAGACATGTAGCTTCACTAGTGGAGCTGGAGAGGAGACCTCGGACCAGCAGCAACAAGGTCCCTGCTCTGTCAGCCCACCACCTGCACTCTGGACCCGGGATAGCTCCAGAAACCAGTCTGGCTTTATAGGGAAGGACCTAGACCAGGATGTGTCAGCCTCAGGAATCAAGACTAGTTCAAGCAGCCCTGCTAACGACCTCGGTGCAGAGACAGAGGACCTACAGGACCCTCAGGATCCTCTGTACACTTTGCCTGGAACAGAGCGCCGGCGGAGCAGAGGGGCAGCCAAGAGGCGAGCATCCAATAGTAATCGCTCCAACCAACATGAAGACCTGGACATTCAGGAGGCGAGGACACAAAAAGCTGAAAAGGCAGAGGAGCTGTACGCCACTCTGCCACCTATTGTAGGTGTTATTGGGCACTTTAATAAAG ACTCAAACCCCATCATGCGCTTCAAATGCCCCTTTTGTACACACACAGTGAAGAGGAAGGCAGACCTGAAACGACATTTGCGCTGTCACACTGGGGAGAGACCATACCCCTGTCAGGCCTGCAATAAGCGCTTCACTCGCCTAGAGCATCTTCGCAGCCATTTTGAAACA ATTCATCAAGCCAGGAAACTGGTGTGCAGGAAGTGTAAGTGTCAGGTGACAGAGGAGACCGGACACGTGGTGTGTGAGGGGACACGACGCTATCGCATGTgcaccgcttgtatccaggaagTGGGCTGTGACACCATTCCCATGGACAGTCTGGAGGAAAGCAATGAGGAACCAGCTCTGTTACTGGGCGTGGACGGAGAGGAAGAAGGGGAAAGCAAAAGGACCTGGATGGTAACCGATGATGATGACCTTGCCGAAGACTCGGGAGCTGACCTTATTATTCAGCAAGTGGACGACAGTGACGAGGAGCTGCAGTGA
- the zbtb8a gene encoding zinc finger and BTB domain-containing protein 8A isoform X1: MDLVTDLGASKLYRASGESSLQQPQRWFNTADITVAHQSNLLKQLNQQRRQELFCDCSVLVEGQLFRAHRNVLFASSGYFRMLLSQGPDGMSETVNATFDVFSPETFTVILDFIYSGLLDLTSHNVIEVMSAASYLQMNNVINYCKNFIKSSLDISVKDEENERCLSLSETCSFTSGAGEETSDQQQQGPCSVSPPPALWTRDSSRNQSGFIGKDLDQDVSASGIKTSSSSPANDLGAETEDLQDPQDPLYTLPGTERRRSRGAAKRRASNSNRSNQHEDLDIQEARTQKAEKAEELYATLPPIVGVIGHFNKDSNPIMRFKCPFCTHTVKRKADLKRHLRCHTGERPYPCQACNKRFTRLEHLRSHFETIHQARKLVCRKCKCQVTEETGHVVCEGTRRYRMCTACIQEVGCDTIPMDSLEESNEEPALLLGVDGEEEGESKRTWMVTDDDDLAEDSGADLIIQQVDDSDEELQ, translated from the exons GCAGCCTCAGAGATGGTTCAACACCGCTGACATCACAGTGGCTCACCAAAGCAACCTGCTGAAACAGCTCAACCAGCAGCGCCGCCAGGAGCTTTTCTGTGACTGCAGTGTGCTGGTGGAGGGCCAGCTCTTCAGGGCCCACCGCAACGTCCTGTTTGCCAGTAGCGGTTATTTCCGCATGCTGCTGTCCCAGGGGCCCGATGGGATGTCCGAAACCGTCAATGCCACCTTCGATGTCTTCAGCCCAGAGACCTTCACTGTCATCCTGGATTTTATCTACTCTGGCCTGCTAGACCTCACCAGTCACAATGTTATCGAGGTGATGTCTGCAGCCAGTTACCTGCAGATGAACAATGTCATTAACTACTGCAAGAACTTCATCAAATCTTCTTTGGACATCAGCgtaaaagatgaagaaaatgaacgTTGCCTCAGTTTGTCTGAGACATGTAGCTTCACTAGTGGAGCTGGAGAGGAGACCTCGGACCAGCAGCAACAAGGTCCCTGCTCTGTCAGCCCACCACCTGCACTCTGGACCCGGGATAGCTCCAGAAACCAGTCTGGCTTTATAGGGAAGGACCTAGACCAGGATGTGTCAGCCTCAGGAATCAAGACTAGTTCAAGCAGCCCTGCTAACGACCTCGGTGCAGAGACAGAGGACCTACAGGACCCTCAGGATCCTCTGTACACTTTGCCTGGAACAGAGCGCCGGCGGAGCAGAGGGGCAGCCAAGAGGCGAGCATCCAATAGTAATCGCTCCAACCAACATGAAGACCTGGACATTCAGGAGGCGAGGACACAAAAAGCTGAAAAGGCAGAGGAGCTGTACGCCACTCTGCCACCTATTGTAGGTGTTATTGGGCACTTTAATAAAG ACTCAAACCCCATCATGCGCTTCAAATGCCCCTTTTGTACACACACAGTGAAGAGGAAGGCAGACCTGAAACGACATTTGCGCTGTCACACTGGGGAGAGACCATACCCCTGTCAGGCCTGCAATAAGCGCTTCACTCGCCTAGAGCATCTTCGCAGCCATTTTGAAACA ATTCATCAAGCCAGGAAACTGGTGTGCAGGAAGTGTAAGTGTCAGGTGACAGAGGAGACCGGACACGTGGTGTGTGAGGGGACACGACGCTATCGCATGTgcaccgcttgtatccaggaagTGGGCTGTGACACCATTCCCATGGACAGTCTGGAGGAAAGCAATGAGGAACCAGCTCTGTTACTGGGCGTGGACGGAGAGGAAGAAGGGGAAAGCAAAAGGACCTGGATGGTAACCGATGATGATGACCTTGCCGAAGACTCGGGAGCTGACCTTATTATTCAGCAAGTGGACGACAGTGACGAGGAGCTGCAGTGA